Proteins encoded by one window of Emticicia oligotrophica DSM 17448:
- a CDS encoding TonB-dependent receptor translates to MKYKTLYNLLILLFLSLSVSYAQRKYTVSGVIRQSKDNKPLPRAAIYVDETGYGTLSDTLGRYQILVPKGTFNLTVSYQGFFTEHQRIDITNNLSIDIMMDEKANDLEEVVVSANSASQNVKRLETGVTNLNIRNMKKLPTLLGELDIIKSLFSLPGVASVGEGASGFNVRGGNIDQNLILMDNAPVFNASHLMGFFSVFNPDALRDINFYRGGIPAQYGGRTASVLNINLKDANAQKFSGQGGIGLVSSRLMLEAPIIKDKSGDAKASFFIASRFSYVGYLFKLLPQQNIKNTKADFYDITTKFEFRPTTKDKIALTAFTGFDKFKVAGDSLANLEVNASSSLFNWRTTNATASWVHSFNSKLTSKISGVFSRYDANIINPDSVLAFRLESSIVYKNLKADFNFLPSEKQKIDYGLSVINYQIQPGKLSPDNSISQINPITLRNESALESAIYINDEYEFNSKFSILLGLRYSQFINRGTGYLYNYQANLPKSIETLTDSVFYSKGKTTQTYGGLEPRFSAKYSLNERSSIKISLNRMIQYIQLISNTTAALPTARWKSADNYIKPQVADQISIGYFQNLKDNKIEASIEFFYKKLTNVADYKDGSNLILEKFPETAILQGTGRAYGAELYLKKNIGLLTGWMSYTYSQTQFLIKSKFEEETINNGEYFSPNYNKPHIFNLIASYQAAKRISFSTNFTFSTGRPITYPAAKFYVGGLIVPYYANRNQANIPNYVRLDLAMNIDANPYKNKKLKGSWNFSIYNVLNTRNAYSVFFRTQTRYAQYYNKVDIYKLSILGSMIPSISYNFKF, encoded by the coding sequence ATGAAGTATAAAACACTTTACAATTTATTAATTCTTTTGTTTCTATCACTTTCAGTATCTTATGCACAACGTAAATATACCGTTTCGGGTGTAATTAGGCAGAGTAAAGACAATAAACCTCTTCCAAGAGCTGCCATCTATGTTGATGAAACAGGCTATGGCACGCTCTCCGACACACTCGGACGTTATCAGATTTTAGTACCTAAAGGCACATTCAATCTTACCGTAAGTTATCAAGGTTTTTTTACAGAACATCAACGTATCGATATTACTAATAATTTGTCGATAGATATCATGATGGATGAAAAAGCCAACGATTTAGAAGAAGTTGTTGTCTCTGCCAATAGTGCTTCTCAGAATGTAAAGCGTTTGGAAACTGGTGTAACCAATCTGAATATCAGAAATATGAAAAAACTCCCAACACTTTTGGGAGAACTCGATATCATCAAAAGCTTATTTTCGCTACCAGGTGTGGCTAGCGTGGGTGAAGGTGCTTCTGGTTTTAATGTGAGAGGCGGAAATATCGACCAAAATCTTATTTTGATGGATAATGCTCCGGTGTTTAATGCATCGCACCTGATGGGGTTTTTCTCAGTTTTTAACCCTGATGCACTGCGTGATATTAATTTTTACAGAGGAGGTATTCCTGCACAGTACGGTGGCCGAACAGCCTCTGTACTAAATATTAACCTAAAAGATGCCAATGCCCAGAAGTTTTCTGGACAGGGCGGTATAGGGCTCGTGAGTAGCCGATTGATGCTTGAAGCCCCAATTATTAAAGATAAGAGTGGTGATGCTAAAGCTTCGTTTTTTATTGCTAGTCGATTTTCCTACGTTGGATATTTATTCAAGCTACTGCCACAACAAAATATTAAAAATACCAAAGCAGACTTTTACGACATCACCACCAAATTTGAATTCAGACCAACGACCAAAGATAAAATTGCTCTAACGGCCTTTACTGGTTTTGATAAATTTAAAGTAGCTGGCGACTCACTCGCAAACTTGGAAGTGAATGCTTCTTCTTCACTTTTCAATTGGAGAACAACTAATGCAACTGCTTCATGGGTACATTCTTTCAATAGTAAACTTACTTCAAAGATTTCAGGCGTTTTTAGCCGTTATGATGCCAATATTATTAATCCAGATTCGGTTTTAGCTTTTCGTTTAGAATCAAGTATTGTTTATAAAAATCTCAAAGCTGATTTCAATTTTCTACCTTCTGAAAAACAAAAAATTGATTATGGCCTAAGCGTTATTAACTATCAAATTCAACCCGGAAAGTTAAGTCCTGATAACAGCATATCTCAAATTAATCCAATTACATTACGCAATGAAAGTGCTTTAGAATCTGCGATTTATATCAATGATGAATATGAGTTTAACAGCAAGTTTTCAATTTTATTGGGATTGAGATATTCGCAGTTTATCAATCGTGGAACTGGCTATCTGTACAATTATCAAGCAAATCTGCCAAAAAGTATCGAAACACTCACCGATTCGGTGTTTTATTCAAAAGGTAAGACTACCCAAACTTATGGTGGTTTAGAGCCGCGTTTTTCGGCCAAATATTCACTTAATGAGCGTTCTTCTATTAAAATTAGTTTGAATCGTATGATTCAGTATATTCAGCTAATTTCTAATACAACGGCAGCATTGCCAACAGCTCGCTGGAAATCGGCCGATAATTACATTAAACCTCAAGTAGCCGACCAGATTTCGATTGGGTATTTTCAGAACTTAAAAGATAATAAAATAGAAGCCTCGATTGAGTTTTTCTATAAAAAGTTAACCAACGTAGCTGATTATAAAGATGGGTCGAATTTAATCTTAGAAAAGTTTCCTGAAACAGCTATTTTACAAGGAACAGGCCGTGCTTATGGAGCCGAACTTTATTTGAAGAAAAACATTGGTTTACTCACAGGTTGGATGAGTTATACTTATTCGCAAACACAATTTTTGATTAAAAGCAAGTTTGAAGAAGAAACGATTAATAATGGAGAGTACTTTTCTCCGAACTATAACAAACCTCACATTTTTAATCTAATTGCCAGCTATCAAGCTGCCAAACGAATATCATTTTCTACTAACTTTACCTTCAGCACTGGCCGCCCGATTACTTATCCTGCCGCTAAGTTTTATGTAGGTGGTTTGATAGTACCCTATTATGCTAATCGAAATCAAGCTAATATTCCAAATTATGTCCGACTTGATTTAGCAATGAATATTGATGCTAACCCTTATAAAAACAAAAAGCTAAAAGGTAGTTGGAATTTCTCGATTTATAATGTGCTTAATACGCGAAATGCATATTCAGTATTTTTTCGTACTCAAACGCGTTATGCTCAATATTACAATAAGGTTGATATTTATAAACTATCTATCTTGGGTTCGATGATTCCTTCTATTTCCTATAACTTTAAGTTTTAA
- a CDS encoding DUF4249 domain-containing protein → MKKNLTLLTLACLFGLVACIDEFDPKLQGGKPKIVFEGTLTNLPGPYFFQLSYSAGYNSKESVFDKFVNAAKVWITDGESRVDLTDLNKGQFSTPENFRGKIGKTYQLHIQLSDGTTYESEPEKMKMTPPIEKIYSEFKLTTTPFPKYRGNFNIYVDVKDPDSQGDYYRWKWVHYERASYCSQYTVTGDRPTIVYQKCCTDCWNATSCLGCIVLASDNLINGNMLKRQLIGQIPFDNITGYYMLIEQMSLSRNAYNFWRNVAQQSNNSGGIFDIAPASIRGNLKNINDNSDVILGYFQVSAVEQKAVYIQRNNTGILPFGLSFSGSNFNYDANCEICKESQYRTAKRPLNWVD, encoded by the coding sequence ATGAAAAAGAATTTGACACTGTTAACTCTTGCATGCCTTTTTGGTCTTGTAGCTTGTATAGATGAATTTGACCCAAAATTACAAGGTGGAAAACCAAAAATTGTATTTGAAGGTACATTAACAAATTTACCCGGACCTTATTTTTTTCAATTGAGTTATTCAGCAGGTTATAATAGTAAAGAAAGTGTTTTTGATAAGTTTGTGAATGCCGCTAAAGTTTGGATAACAGATGGAGAAAGTCGGGTTGACTTGACGGATTTGAATAAAGGACAATTCAGTACTCCGGAGAACTTTAGAGGAAAAATTGGAAAAACCTATCAACTTCATATTCAATTGAGCGATGGAACAACTTATGAAAGTGAGCCTGAAAAGATGAAAATGACACCTCCAATTGAAAAAATATATAGTGAGTTTAAGTTGACGACCACACCATTTCCCAAATATAGAGGTAATTTTAATATTTATGTTGATGTAAAAGACCCTGACTCACAAGGAGATTATTATCGTTGGAAATGGGTGCATTATGAAAGAGCAAGTTATTGTTCACAATATACTGTTACAGGTGATAGACCTACAATTGTTTATCAGAAATGTTGTACTGATTGTTGGAACGCTACGAGTTGTTTAGGTTGTATTGTTTTAGCTTCTGATAATTTAATCAATGGGAATATGCTCAAAAGGCAACTTATTGGGCAAATTCCTTTCGATAATATTACTGGATATTATATGTTGATTGAACAAATGAGTTTATCTCGAAATGCATATAATTTTTGGCGAAATGTGGCACAGCAATCCAATAATTCGGGTGGGATTTTTGATATTGCTCCTGCATCAATTAGGGGAAATCTGAAAAATATTAATGATAATTCAGATGTTATTTTAGGCTATTTTCAAGTGTCTGCCGTTGAACAAAAAGCAGTTTATATTCAGCGGAATAATACCGGTATTCTACCTTTTGGTTTGAGTTTTAGTGGCTCAAATTTCAACTATGATGCCAATTGTGAAATCTGTAAAGAAAGTCAATATCGTACTGCCAAAAGACCTTTAAACTGGGTTGATTGA
- a CDS encoding DUF4249 domain-containing protein, translated as MKAISKLFFAVLFTLFACVDEFDPKLTGGVPLIVFEGTLTDQPGPHFFLLSFSAGYNSKESVFDKYVNAAKVWIIDSKGIRTDLTDLNRGQFSTPTGFRGQIGNAYTLHVRTSEGVEYASNVEPMRASPSIEKVYTEFKLTTIPRPQYRGMYNVYVDVKDPLTEGDYYRWTWKNYQKAGFCEVYTVPRTDPPVRYLRKCCDDCWNITQCLGCVNVASDKLVNGRTLAKQLIGQIPYDNTTPYYLLVEQQSLTKEAYLYWSAVKEQTNNSGGIFDTAPAKISGNIKNLTDSSKPMLGYFQVSAISQKAVFIQRNNVSVPPFSSGLIVYPFDTECAVCNESPYRTSRKPIDWVD; from the coding sequence ATGAAAGCTATTAGTAAGCTATTTTTTGCCGTACTTTTTACTCTTTTTGCTTGTGTCGATGAGTTCGACCCAAAATTAACAGGGGGTGTTCCTTTGATTGTTTTTGAAGGTACATTAACCGACCAGCCAGGCCCACATTTCTTTTTACTGAGCTTTTCGGCTGGTTATAATAGCAAAGAGAGTGTTTTTGATAAATACGTCAATGCTGCTAAAGTGTGGATAATCGATTCGAAAGGTATTCGAACAGATTTGACCGATTTGAATCGAGGACAATTTAGTACCCCAACGGGTTTTCGGGGACAAATTGGTAATGCCTACACACTTCATGTACGCACAAGTGAGGGGGTTGAGTATGCAAGTAATGTCGAACCTATGCGTGCTTCGCCTTCAATTGAAAAAGTTTATACAGAATTTAAACTAACAACAATTCCTCGACCGCAATATCGAGGTATGTATAATGTGTATGTTGATGTAAAAGACCCACTTACTGAAGGAGATTATTATCGTTGGACATGGAAAAATTATCAGAAAGCAGGTTTTTGCGAAGTTTATACTGTTCCTCGTACAGACCCTCCCGTTAGGTATTTACGAAAATGTTGTGATGATTGCTGGAATATTACGCAATGTTTAGGGTGCGTAAATGTAGCTTCCGATAAACTTGTGAATGGTCGTACTTTGGCGAAGCAGTTAATTGGCCAAATCCCTTATGATAATACTACGCCCTATTATTTGTTGGTAGAACAGCAAAGTCTCACTAAAGAGGCCTATTTGTACTGGTCGGCAGTGAAAGAACAAACTAATAATTCGGGAGGGATTTTTGATACCGCACCAGCAAAAATCAGTGGAAATATTAAAAATCTTACCGATAGTTCGAAACCAATGTTAGGTTATTTTCAAGTTTCGGCAATTTCACAGAAAGCAGTTTTTATTCAAAGAAATAATGTAAGTGTACCTCCTTTTAGTAGTGGACTAATTGTTTATCCATTCGATACCGAATGTGCAGTTTGCAATGAAAGCCCTTACAGAACTTCTAGGAAACCAATAGATTGGGTAGATTAA
- a CDS encoding LytR/AlgR family response regulator transcription factor, with translation MKTFFTRPNFCDPKLIWFNHGKICIQPDEVVYLSSLENYTEFHLSCGRKVVSSRTLKTHETDLINKGHFARVHRKFMLNLRYLKHIERQGEEHIAHLTTGDKIVVSRRKARSFSN, from the coding sequence ATGAAAACTTTCTTTACAAGACCAAACTTTTGTGACCCAAAACTCATTTGGTTTAATCACGGTAAAATCTGCATTCAACCTGATGAAGTTGTATATTTGAGTAGTCTCGAAAATTACACAGAGTTTCATTTAAGTTGTGGAAGAAAAGTAGTTTCATCAAGGACACTCAAAACACACGAAACTGACCTAATTAATAAAGGGCATTTTGCCAGAGTTCATCGAAAGTTTATGCTCAACCTTCGATACCTAAAACATATCGAACGCCAAGGTGAAGAACATATCGCTCATCTTACCACAGGCGATAAAATTGTAGTTTCAAGAAGAAAGGCTAGGTCGTTTAGTAATTAA
- a CDS encoding histidine kinase yields the protein MVQNKIHINRIITKLLAVSFAWLFLCVSVAAQVKLYTNLEHNGLLDFSDSTQLYIDSTDKLESQQIPLQEFRPLNSFQLPKSFISGYKYSYWLKFEVENPTNDTLDILFSSGLHLRTTLYESKLNYLKEIGEANEALRKKDRSFKSDDQYILLRLLPKSTYHFYARIKDYPRENFEIKPIFISKTTENLKKLNAFYDEYIYLVTNGCLIAVLLFVALFVLLFYFLDRQPYYLYYAFYTISIALFNLWEYEHSPYNYLIFKYLPNLKFTGNSNIYVLLTHIFYFLFIFEFLELKKRFPLLAKIFSWVIITLASILLADIIILFVFKRLDWSTRIFWIFQDTLPVLNLTLLFTIFRIKGRIARFIKIGSTFLMLGGLAGFLSNELQNPPMILFRVEPSLLFTLGILIEVFFFSIAIGMKSYQIQKEQKSLQKSIMESELRTLRSQINPHFVFNSLNSIKSYILTHRSTEASEYLTDFSTLMRSILQYSKEQLITLTNELEIAILYISLEKRRFEENFVFNYEIEPSINTDEILIPPMLLQPYIENAIKHGLMNKDGIRIITLKVSIENSKTIKIEIDDNGIGRENASLLRKNTPKYQSLGMSINDERVDLLKKISELFIDIQIIDKQQPNGLSAGTNVTVRIPIE from the coding sequence TTGGTTCAGAATAAAATACATATCAATCGTATAATCACAAAACTCTTAGCTGTAAGTTTTGCTTGGCTTTTTTTATGTGTTTCGGTAGCGGCACAAGTAAAACTATATACAAATCTTGAACATAACGGGCTATTAGACTTTAGCGATAGTACACAACTTTATATAGATTCGACAGATAAGCTTGAGTCTCAGCAAATTCCACTTCAAGAATTTCGTCCGCTTAATAGTTTTCAGCTACCTAAAAGCTTCATTAGTGGATATAAATATAGCTATTGGTTAAAATTTGAAGTTGAAAATCCAACAAACGATACACTTGACATTTTATTTAGTAGTGGCTTACATCTGAGAACTACATTGTATGAATCAAAGCTGAATTATCTAAAAGAAATCGGCGAAGCTAATGAAGCGTTAAGAAAAAAAGATAGGTCTTTTAAATCTGATGACCAATATATTTTACTTAGATTGTTGCCGAAAAGTACTTATCATTTTTATGCAAGAATAAAAGATTATCCCAGAGAAAACTTTGAGATAAAACCTATTTTCATAAGCAAAACTACCGAAAATCTAAAAAAATTAAATGCCTTTTATGATGAATATATTTACTTAGTCACTAATGGTTGTTTGATTGCGGTTCTGCTTTTCGTGGCCCTTTTTGTTTTATTATTTTACTTTCTTGACCGTCAACCTTACTATCTTTATTATGCTTTTTATACCATTTCGATTGCCCTTTTTAATCTTTGGGAATACGAACACTCTCCCTACAACTACCTGATTTTCAAATACTTACCAAATTTAAAGTTTACTGGAAATAGCAATATTTATGTTCTTCTTACACATATTTTTTATTTTTTATTCATTTTTGAATTTCTAGAATTAAAAAAACGTTTCCCTCTTTTAGCCAAGATTTTCAGTTGGGTGATAATCACATTGGCTTCTATACTTTTGGCAGATATAATTATTCTTTTTGTATTCAAACGCCTTGACTGGAGTACAAGAATTTTTTGGATATTTCAGGATACTTTGCCTGTTTTAAATCTCACTTTATTATTTACTATTTTCCGTATTAAAGGACGAATTGCTCGATTTATTAAAATCGGAAGCACTTTTTTGATGCTTGGTGGATTAGCTGGTTTTTTATCCAACGAACTTCAAAATCCACCCATGATATTGTTTCGAGTAGAACCCAGTTTATTATTTACTTTGGGCATTTTAATCGAAGTCTTTTTCTTTTCAATCGCTATTGGAATGAAAAGTTATCAGATTCAAAAAGAGCAAAAATCACTACAAAAATCTATTATGGAATCTGAATTACGTACCTTGCGTTCACAAATAAATCCACATTTTGTATTCAATAGTCTAAATTCTATCAAAAGTTATATCCTCACTCACCGCTCGACCGAAGCATCGGAATATCTAACTGATTTTTCAACATTAATGCGTTCGATTTTACAATACTCAAAAGAGCAACTCATAACGCTTACCAACGAACTTGAGATAGCAATTCTCTATATCAGTTTAGAAAAACGCCGTTTTGAAGAAAACTTTGTATTTAACTATGAAATTGAGCCATCGATTAATACCGATGAAATTCTCATTCCTCCAATGCTGCTTCAACCGTATATAGAAAATGCCATCAAACATGGCTTAATGAACAAAGACGGCATTAGAATAATAACCTTGAAAGTTTCTATTGAAAACTCAAAAACAATAAAAATAGAGATTGATGATAATGGCATTGGGCGTGAAAATGCCTCATTACTTCGCAAGAATACACCAAAGTATCAATCTTTGGGTATGAGTATTAATGATGAAAGGGTAGATTTACTTAAAAAAATTAGCGAATTGTTTATAGATATTCAGATTATTGATAAGCAACAACCTAACGGACTAAGTGCGGGCACAAACGTAACAGTACGGATACCGATTGAGTAA
- a CDS encoding histidine kinase, with the protein MQLSKIISFSLILLSRVVFSQNLDTTVLSKKINYEGEIDLKPNCQLFIDSIGKIPFQHIQKQNFKPLHLFKFPPLFNDYHQYTFWLKVSIKNPTDTTINVLFTTGVHKSIDVFRISENSLQKLQSTNQTLRPNERPYKFDEQFIPLSFYPNQTYDLLIKVNEHPQIYFKLTPKIVSYAAEYETKIKAFDEEYGYLLHDGIYLSILTFATIYMFIMYFVEQKRYYLYYGLYIFFLAIFGFWAIEHSPYIHFIFSYIPVLKFSGNNNTYLLLTNIFYYLFHSEFLELQQNAPKFNRVLHGFVKFLVILLIIDTFVNFILTNYSLGGKIWLISQPIIAIFGIYITYQLYQLKGPFVRYIQIGSTVLLIGAIVGFLEQLLLIKPDNIVLMRLAPSFVLNYAVLIEIFCFSTALGYKTWLTQRLRNQLIRSVKESELRTLRSQINPHFIFNSLNSIKSYILRDRKLEASEYLTDFSTLMRAILQQSKDKFISLAAELETTLLYIKLENLRFEGGFLFDYQIDETLNIDDILIPPMLLQPYIENAIKHGLMSKAENRVLTLKIERKNSEEIYIKIDDNGIGRERAGIQQKNTINHESMSTTINDERIQLLGLTTDLHINIEIVDKKTPQGISEGTTVIITLPI; encoded by the coding sequence TTGCAGTTATCAAAAATCATATCGTTTAGCTTAATATTACTCTCAAGGGTTGTTTTTTCACAAAACCTTGATACAACAGTACTTTCAAAAAAAATAAACTATGAGGGTGAAATTGACTTAAAGCCCAATTGTCAACTATTTATTGACTCAATAGGTAAAATTCCATTTCAACATATTCAAAAACAAAATTTCAAACCACTTCATTTATTCAAATTCCCACCACTCTTCAATGACTATCATCAATATACTTTTTGGTTGAAAGTTAGCATTAAGAATCCTACTGATACAACTATCAATGTATTATTCACTACAGGAGTACATAAGAGTATTGATGTTTTCAGAATTTCAGAAAATAGTTTACAAAAACTACAATCAACCAATCAAACATTAAGGCCGAATGAAAGGCCCTACAAGTTTGATGAACAATTCATACCGCTCAGTTTCTATCCAAATCAGACTTATGATTTATTAATAAAAGTAAATGAACACCCTCAAATTTACTTCAAATTAACCCCCAAAATAGTTAGTTATGCAGCCGAATATGAAACAAAAATAAAAGCATTTGATGAAGAATATGGCTATTTATTACATGATGGAATCTATCTCTCTATTCTTACATTTGCTACTATTTATATGTTTATCATGTATTTTGTAGAACAAAAACGCTACTATTTATACTATGGTCTCTATATTTTTTTCTTAGCTATTTTTGGTTTTTGGGCAATTGAACATTCACCCTATATTCATTTTATTTTCAGTTATATTCCAGTACTTAAATTTTCAGGAAATAATAATACCTACCTGCTACTAACGAATATTTTCTACTACCTTTTTCATTCTGAATTTCTTGAGTTACAACAAAATGCTCCTAAGTTTAATAGAGTTTTACATGGCTTTGTCAAATTTTTAGTCATTCTACTCATCATTGACACATTTGTTAATTTTATACTAACCAATTACTCTTTAGGAGGAAAAATCTGGCTTATTAGTCAGCCAATTATTGCCATTTTTGGCATATACATCACCTACCAATTATATCAACTCAAAGGTCCTTTCGTGAGATACATTCAAATTGGTAGCACTGTATTATTGATTGGAGCAATCGTTGGTTTTTTAGAACAGTTGCTACTAATAAAGCCCGATAATATTGTATTAATGCGTTTGGCTCCAAGTTTTGTACTAAACTATGCAGTTTTGATTGAAATCTTCTGTTTTTCTACGGCTTTAGGCTATAAAACATGGTTAACCCAGCGTCTTCGAAATCAGCTAATTCGCTCCGTTAAGGAATCAGAACTCCGAACTTTACGCTCACAAATCAATCCCCATTTTATATTTAATAGTTTGAACTCTATTAAAAGTTACATCTTGCGTGACCGTAAGCTGGAAGCTTCTGAATATCTTACTGATTTTTCGACCTTAATGCGTGCAATACTTCAACAATCGAAAGATAAATTTATCTCATTAGCCGCCGAACTCGAAACCACTTTACTATATATTAAACTTGAAAATCTTAGGTTTGAAGGTGGTTTTTTATTTGATTATCAGATTGATGAAACTTTAAATATTGATGATATTTTGATTCCGCCAATGCTTTTACAACCGTACATTGAAAATGCCATCAAACATGGGCTCATGAGTAAGGCAGAAAATCGAGTTTTGACTTTAAAAATTGAAAGGAAAAACTCGGAGGAAATATATATTAAAATTGATGATAATGGAATTGGGCGAGAAAGAGCGGGCATCCAGCAAAAAAATACGATTAATCATGAATCAATGAGTACAACAATTAATGATGAGCGGATACAACTTTTAGGTCTTACAACCGACCTTCACATTAATATAGAAATTGTTGATAAAAAAACACCGCAGGGAATATCAGAGGGCACAACCGTTATAATCACTTTACCAATTTAA
- a CDS encoding LytR/AlgR family response regulator transcription factor yields MLTAILIDDERGCLDTLEIELQTYCPDVKILAKCQSAEKALELLDTLVPDMIFLDISMPQMNGFDFLLKIPKINFEVIFCTAYDAFALTAFDFCAIDYLLKPVSKEKLIRAVDKVRQKQNKHVDLQNLELLLANMRGGIHHKPNIAVPTPEGLEFISITDIIYAEADGNYSRIYMLNKDKILISRTLKDLESLLSNHPFVRIHQSYLVNMAFIKKYVKGEGGYVVMNNGASLQVSRANRIKLMDLVR; encoded by the coding sequence ATGCTAACCGCCATTTTAATAGACGACGAGAGGGGTTGCCTAGACACACTCGAAATTGAACTACAAACCTACTGCCCAGATGTAAAGATTTTGGCGAAATGCCAATCGGCTGAAAAAGCATTAGAATTACTCGACACATTGGTTCCTGATATGATCTTCCTTGATATTAGCATGCCACAAATGAATGGGTTCGATTTTTTGCTTAAAATACCAAAAATAAATTTCGAAGTGATTTTTTGTACTGCTTATGATGCTTTTGCTCTAACAGCCTTTGATTTTTGTGCAATTGATTATTTACTAAAGCCCGTTTCAAAAGAAAAACTTATCAGAGCAGTAGATAAAGTTAGACAGAAACAGAATAAACATGTTGACCTCCAAAACTTAGAATTACTACTTGCCAATATGCGTGGAGGAATTCACCACAAACCAAACATTGCGGTACCAACCCCCGAAGGCTTAGAGTTTATTTCAATTACAGACATTATTTATGCAGAAGCTGATGGAAATTACTCAAGAATCTATATGCTGAATAAAGATAAAATACTTATTTCTCGAACGCTAAAAGATTTAGAATCACTACTTTCCAATCATCCATTTGTAAGAATTCATCAATCATATTTAGTAAATATGGCTTTCATTAAAAAATATGTCAAAGGTGAAGGAGGGTACGTAGTAATGAATAACGGAGCAAGCCTCCAAGTTTCAAGAGCCAATCGTATAAAACTCATGGATTTAGTCAGGTAA
- a CDS encoding citrate synthase has translation MAGTAEIILDGKSYQYPTIEGTEGEKAIDIAKLRDETGYITIDSGYKNTGATKSSITFLDGELGILHYRGYSIEDLAEKANFLEVAYLLIYGELPTTEQYNKFEHEIRTHTIVNEDMRRIFNGFPVNSHPMGVMSSLVSAMSGFYPDSYDDKAPDRTELHIIRLLAKFPTLATWCYKKSHGHPINYPKNSLDYCSNFLHMMFSLPVEDYHVDPIVSAALNKLLILHADHEQNCSTSTVRLVGSSKANIYSSISAGISALWGPLHGGANQEVIEMLEDIKADGGDVQKFINKAKDKNSGFRLMGFGHRVYKNFDPRAKIIKKAADDILGKLGVNDPVLEIAKGLEEAALNDDYFVQRKLYPNVDFYSGIIYRALGIPTNMFTVMFALGRLPGWIAQWKEMRANKEPIGRPRQIYTGATDRPFVPMAERK, from the coding sequence ATGGCTGGTACAGCAGAAATAATACTTGACGGTAAATCATACCAATATCCCACCATTGAAGGTACGGAAGGCGAAAAAGCAATTGATATTGCCAAGCTTCGTGATGAAACAGGCTACATAACCATTGATAGCGGCTACAAAAACACAGGTGCAACTAAGAGTTCAATTACATTCTTAGATGGCGAATTAGGCATTCTGCATTACCGTGGCTACTCAATTGAAGACCTTGCTGAAAAAGCCAATTTCCTAGAAGTCGCTTATTTGTTAATCTATGGCGAACTTCCAACAACTGAGCAGTACAACAAATTTGAACATGAGATTCGAACGCACACTATCGTAAATGAAGATATGCGTCGTATTTTCAACGGCTTCCCAGTTAATTCACACCCTATGGGCGTGATGTCGTCGTTGGTAAGTGCCATGAGTGGTTTCTATCCAGATTCTTATGATGATAAAGCTCCAGACCGTACTGAGTTGCACATCATTCGTTTATTGGCAAAGTTCCCAACTTTAGCAACATGGTGCTATAAGAAGTCGCACGGACATCCAATCAATTATCCAAAAAATTCATTAGATTATTGCTCAAACTTCTTGCACATGATGTTTTCACTTCCAGTAGAAGATTATCATGTTGACCCAATTGTTTCAGCAGCTCTTAATAAATTATTGATTCTTCATGCCGACCATGAGCAAAACTGCTCTACATCGACGGTACGTTTAGTAGGTTCATCTAAAGCTAATATTTACTCTTCTATTTCGGCTGGTATTTCTGCTCTTTGGGGCCCACTTCATGGTGGTGCAAACCAAGAGGTAATTGAAATGCTTGAAGATATCAAAGCTGATGGCGGAGATGTACAGAAGTTTATAAATAAAGCGAAGGATAAAAATTCAGGCTTCCGTTTGATGGGCTTTGGTCACCGCGTTTATAAAAACTTCGACCCTCGTGCAAAAATCATTAAGAAAGCAGCAGATGATATTTTAGGTAAATTAGGTGTAAATGACCCCGTACTTGAAATTGCAAAAGGCTTAGAGGAAGCAGCGTTGAATGATGATTATTTTGTACAAAGAAAGCTTTATCCGAATGTTGACTTCTATTCTGGAATCATCTACCGTGCATTAGGAATTCCAACTAACATGTTTACGGTAATGTTTGCCTTAGGCCGTCTCCCAGGTTGGATTGCTCAATGGAAAGAAATGAGAGCAAACAAAGAGCCAATCGGTCGTCCACGTCAGATTTATACTGGTGCAACTGACCGTCCATTTGTTCCAATGGCTGAGCGTAAGTAA